One genomic window of Osmia bicornis bicornis chromosome 5, iOsmBic2.1, whole genome shotgun sequence includes the following:
- the LOC114880434 gene encoding syntaxin-17, with the protein MSSSSENIALKQPIRRLEIQINNFNVAIPHHVGLLQRHKSNIQKYQAQHDWEKMYKEHMNVSRIIKQLKELLYQMDTLRAQVLDSDINQFDKLTGNARSSIMNAVNEYLELQLNLPISPPDLPKSKDQAKEHPLDNRYVQLQEEQQELQRQQACLHAWNSLQGDIHHLHQLFVDFNKIVDDQKELVNTAEDDIEETHVNVIEGGKFLEKAARYKVAMYPIAGAVIGTCIGGPVGLIAGLKVGGLTALGCGILGFTGASLLKKKEIEMQKSRSTMKQSLTEQTSVQKSTSLPENLNETKKEL; encoded by the exons ATGTCGTCTTCGTCGGAAAATATCGCTTTGAAACAGCCTATTAGGCGTTtggaaattcaaataaataatttcaacgtCGCTATACCACATCATGTTGGTTTGTTGCAACGACACAAAAGTAACATTCAGAAA TATCAAGCCCAACATGACTGGGAGAAAATGTACAAAGAACATATGAATGTATCAAGGATCATAAAACAGCTTAAAGAATTATTATACCAGATGGATACTCTTAGAGCACAAGTTTTAGATTCAGACATTAATCAATTTGATAAACTGACTGGTAATGCTCGTTCGAGTATCATGAATGCAGTAAATGAATATTTAG AGTTGCAGTTGAATTTGCCCATTTCACCACCAGATTTACCCAAAAGTAAAGATCAAGCCAAAGAGCATCCACTTGACAATAGATATGTCCAGTTGCAGGAAGAACAACAAGAGTTGCAGCGTCAGCAGGCATGTCTGCATGCCTGGAACTCCCTACAAGGAGATATACATCATTTGCATCAGTTGTTTGttgattttaacaaaattgtGGAT GATCAAAAAGAACTAGTGAATACTGCAGAAGATGATATAGAAGAAACACATGTAAATGTAATAGAGGGGGGAAAGTTCCTTGAGAAAGCTGCAAGGTACAAGGTTGCTATGTACCCTATAGCAGGAGCTGTGATTGGAACTTGTATAGGGGGACCAGTTGGTTTAATAGCAGGATTGAAAGTTGGTGGACTAACTGCACTAGGCTGTGGCATTTTAG GATTTACTGGAGCATCTTTActaaagaagaaggaaatagaAATGCAAAAATCAAGAAGTACAATGAAACAAAGTTTGACTGAACAGACTTCTGTACAAAAATCAACATCGTTGCctgaaaatttaaatgaaactaaGAAAGAGTTGTGA